In one Echinicola marina genomic region, the following are encoded:
- the porT gene encoding type IX secretion/gliding motility protein PorT/SprT, with the protein MQTAYIRHQLNLHWRKIGFSLFFIIFLAVQVFGQRATYRPLNKSGQDDQFMTYGFFLAGHTTSLRLKYSDAYMDPNQGQFGQIQSIMPVFSPGFSLGFLLKLRLHDQLNFLATPKVGFYEYRTDINYLEDDEFEETGLGVRTESLVTEATMIELPLLLKYKSQRFNNTRMFFTGGINPMFRTKSQDEANADPLVISGKDVALEMGMGFDFYFKFFKFSPEIRFSHGLTNIYEEAETNPEFAGAIKELKRKSITVYLNFQ; encoded by the coding sequence ATGCAAACCGCTTACATTCGGCATCAGCTCAATTTACATTGGAGAAAAATAGGGTTTTCCCTATTTTTCATCATATTTTTGGCAGTTCAGGTTTTTGGACAACGTGCCACATATAGGCCTTTAAACAAATCTGGACAGGATGACCAATTTATGACCTACGGTTTTTTTCTAGCAGGTCACACTACTTCTCTTCGTCTTAAATACAGCGATGCCTATATGGATCCTAACCAAGGTCAATTTGGGCAAATCCAAAGTATAATGCCGGTTTTCTCTCCAGGGTTTTCTCTGGGCTTTTTATTGAAACTGAGACTTCATGATCAATTAAATTTCTTGGCCACTCCCAAAGTAGGTTTTTACGAATACCGCACAGATATCAACTACCTTGAAGATGATGAATTTGAGGAAACTGGTTTGGGGGTCAGAACAGAATCCTTGGTCACTGAAGCCACCATGATTGAGCTTCCACTTTTATTGAAATACAAATCCCAAAGGTTCAATAATACCAGAATGTTCTTTACAGGAGGTATCAACCCTATGTTCAGGACAAAATCACAAGATGAGGCCAACGCCGATCCACTGGTCATCAGCGGCAAGGATGTTGCCTTGGAAATGGGTATGGGCTTTGATTTTTATTTCAAATTTTTCAAATTTTCTCCTGAAATCAGGTTCTCTCATGGCTTGACAAATATTTATGAAGAAGCTGAAACCAATCCCGAGTTTGCAGGAGCCATCAAGGAGCTAAAGAGAAAATCCATCACCGTCTACCTTAACTTCCAATAG
- the ubiE gene encoding bifunctional demethylmenaquinone methyltransferase/2-methoxy-6-polyprenyl-1,4-benzoquinol methylase UbiE, translating to MSVVPYKNQNDGKKAQVANMFNNISKRYDLLNHVLSLGIDIIWRKTAIKMLQKDQPKMILDIATGTGDFAIEALALNPDKVIGVDISEGMLAEGKKKIKNKKLDHLIELQMGDSEKLLFEDNKFDAVIVSFGVRNFENLEKGLADMYRVLKPGGKTVIVEFSKPKKFPFKQAYNFYFKYILPQIGKVISKDQSAYTYLPESVQAFPDGEDFLAVLKKVGFTQTKCKPLTFGISSIYIGEK from the coding sequence ATGTCAGTAGTACCCTACAAAAATCAAAATGATGGTAAAAAGGCTCAAGTAGCTAATATGTTCAATAATATCAGTAAGCGATATGATCTACTAAACCACGTTCTAAGCTTAGGAATTGATATTATTTGGCGAAAAACAGCCATTAAAATGCTCCAAAAAGACCAGCCTAAAATGATTTTGGACATTGCCACAGGTACTGGAGATTTTGCCATTGAGGCTTTGGCATTGAATCCTGACAAAGTCATCGGTGTAGATATTTCTGAAGGAATGCTTGCTGAGGGCAAGAAGAAAATCAAGAACAAGAAGCTGGACCACCTTATCGAATTACAAATGGGCGACTCTGAAAAGTTGCTTTTTGAAGATAATAAATTCGATGCTGTCATCGTTTCATTTGGCGTAAGGAACTTTGAAAACCTGGAAAAAGGTCTTGCTGATATGTACCGGGTGCTAAAACCTGGAGGAAAAACCGTCATTGTAGAATTTTCCAAACCAAAAAAGTTTCCTTTTAAACAAGCATATAATTTTTATTTCAAGTATATTCTACCGCAGATCGGCAAAGTGATTTCCAAAGACCAATCGGCTTATACCTATCTCCCTGAATCCGTTCAGGCTTTCCCAGATGGTGAAGACTTTCTGGCTGTATTAAAAAAAGTAGGCTTTACCCAGACAAAATGCAAACCGCTTACATTCGGCATCAGCTCAATTTACATTGGAGAAAAATAG
- the yihA gene encoding ribosome biogenesis GTP-binding protein YihA/YsxC yields MIKKATFLTSNSDYRKCPSNHKPEFAFIGRSNVGKSSLINMLTNNKGLAKISGKPGKTQLINHFEINDKWYIVDLPGYGFAQVSKTLKSDWEKMIKGYLTNRENLEATFVLIDSRLDPQKKDLDFILWCAQNNVPIVLVFTKADKLSVSKVKGNVNKFLKASSAIFEEAPLYFVTSSSTAVGREELSDFMDELSEEFYAQQ; encoded by the coding sequence ATGATTAAAAAGGCTACATTTTTGACCAGTAATTCGGACTATAGGAAGTGTCCATCTAATCATAAACCTGAATTTGCTTTTATTGGGAGGTCCAATGTGGGCAAAAGCTCCTTAATTAATATGTTGACCAATAATAAGGGACTGGCCAAGATTTCAGGAAAGCCTGGTAAAACCCAGCTGATCAATCATTTTGAGATCAATGATAAATGGTATATAGTGGATTTGCCAGGATATGGATTTGCCCAGGTGAGTAAAACGCTTAAGTCTGACTGGGAAAAAATGATCAAAGGCTATCTTACAAACAGGGAAAACCTGGAAGCCACTTTTGTTTTGATTGATAGTCGTCTTGATCCACAGAAGAAAGATCTTGACTTTATTCTTTGGTGTGCCCAGAATAATGTGCCTATCGTCTTGGTATTCACCAAAGCGGATAAACTGTCTGTCAGCAAAGTGAAAGGCAATGTGAATAAATTCCTAAAAGCATCCAGTGCTATATTTGAAGAGGCTCCTCTGTATTTCGTGACTTCTTCTTCTACAGCTGTGGGTAGGGAAGAACTCTCCGATTTTATGGATGAGTTAAGTGAAGAATTTTACGCACAACAATGA
- a CDS encoding DUF5606 family protein, producing the protein MEFNEIATVAGKPGLYKVLKPSRSGVILESMDAKKSKLVVGANHRVSILSEISIYTLTEEGSEPLQDVMMIIEKEFAGDTGLAKGADNDEYMAFMKHILPEFDEERVYPSDIKKLISWYKIIREHAPEVLEEKASESEEAKKEA; encoded by the coding sequence ATGGAATTTAATGAAATAGCTACCGTAGCCGGAAAACCAGGCTTATATAAAGTACTTAAACCGAGCAGAAGTGGAGTGATTTTGGAATCTATGGATGCCAAGAAATCTAAATTAGTGGTTGGAGCAAACCATAGAGTGTCCATCCTTAGTGAAATATCCATTTACACACTGACAGAGGAGGGATCTGAGCCTTTGCAAGATGTAATGATGATTATTGAGAAGGAGTTTGCTGGAGACACAGGCTTGGCCAAGGGAGCTGATAATGATGAGTACATGGCTTTTATGAAGCATATTCTTCCTGAATTTGATGAAGAAAGAGTTTACCCTTCTGATATCAAGAAATTGATTTCTTGGTATAAGATTATTCGTGAGCATGCTCCAGAGGTATTAGAAGAAAAAGCCTCTGAAAGTGAAGAAGCTAAAAAAGAAGCTTAA
- the fbp gene encoding class 1 fructose-bisphosphatase: MKTKPYQPDHSALGYSVGVTLDRFIKIKQDDFPFASGELSQILRDIALASKIVNREINRAGLSKIGGAFGSTNVQGEEQQKLDVIANIRFTRALTKGGEVCAIVSEEDDEVIDLQNSRGKYVVAMDPLDGSSNIDVNISIGTIFSIYRRVTPIGSPIQPEDIMQPGNKQVAAGYVLYGSSTMLVYTTGKGVNGFTYEQSLGEFFLSHPNMKAPEDGKIYSINEGLTSQISEGDKNYIESCKVRNFSARYIGSLVADFHRNLLKGGIYIYPKTNKAPKGKLRLLYEANSLAYIAEQAGAAASNGEKRILDILPTALHERTPLYIGSKAMVEEAQFYLNEKQPSPVHKY; encoded by the coding sequence ATGAAGACAAAACCATATCAACCAGACCACTCAGCATTGGGTTATTCAGTAGGGGTAACATTGGACCGTTTTATCAAAATCAAACAAGACGACTTCCCTTTTGCTTCAGGTGAACTATCTCAAATCCTCAGGGATATCGCCTTGGCTTCAAAGATAGTAAATCGTGAGATTAACAGGGCTGGACTCTCCAAAATAGGCGGAGCCTTTGGCAGCACCAATGTACAAGGCGAGGAACAGCAGAAACTAGATGTAATTGCCAATATCCGATTCACTAGGGCATTGACCAAAGGAGGTGAAGTATGTGCCATAGTTTCAGAAGAAGATGATGAGGTCATTGACCTACAAAACAGCCGAGGAAAATATGTGGTAGCCATGGATCCATTGGATGGCAGCTCGAATATAGACGTCAATATATCCATCGGAACCATCTTCTCTATTTACAGACGTGTCACGCCCATTGGCAGTCCGATTCAACCTGAGGACATCATGCAGCCCGGAAACAAACAAGTAGCAGCAGGCTATGTCCTTTACGGATCCTCCACCATGCTCGTCTACACCACTGGTAAGGGCGTAAATGGCTTCACTTACGAACAATCCTTGGGAGAATTTTTCTTGTCTCACCCCAATATGAAGGCTCCGGAAGACGGGAAAATTTACAGTATCAATGAAGGCCTTACCTCACAAATAAGCGAAGGTGACAAAAACTATATTGAATCGTGTAAAGTGAGAAATTTCAGTGCAAGGTATATAGGCAGTTTAGTCGCTGATTTTCACAGAAATCTACTGAAAGGAGGCATCTATATCTACCCTAAAACCAATAAAGCGCCTAAAGGCAAGCTAAGATTGCTGTATGAGGCCAATTCCCTGGCTTATATTGCCGAACAAGCTGGAGCTGCTGCCAGCAACGGCGAAAAAAGGATCTTGGATATATTGCCAACTGCCCTCCACGAAAGAACCCCTCTTTATATAGGCTCCAAAGCCATGGTAGAGGAAGCGCAGTTTTACCTCAATGAAAAACAACCTTCTCCTGTTCACAAATATTAA
- a CDS encoding aspartate kinase, which produces MTKAIVYKFGGASVKDASAIKNLHTVLLNRLQNKMVIVVSAMGKTTNSLEEILKCKFSGNDYYSNCAILRKNHLAVCSALFEEQNPVFSIVENLFLQLERDLEHPLNRENYDQYYDRIVSYGEILSSKIIHAYLCTMGLYCVWQDAKEIIATDESFRSAKIDWSLTAKQCAKQLGEKLKKFPVITQGFLGASPAGKWTTLGREGSDFSAAIIAHSIQAKSVTIWKDVPGVLNADPKRFADTVKFDRIDYKEAAEMTYYGASVIHPKTIKPLANLKIPLNVRSFLDPEGNGTIIGDFPEERHTIPTIVVKDRQVLVTFEVTDYTFINESHIHHVYAELERLRLGVNMLQTSAISISICVNEELFKVEQLLEEMGDSFKIRYNEGLQLLTVKNYDEASKEQFLGREGILVEQTTRSTIQLVCKPDV; this is translated from the coding sequence ATGACAAAAGCAATTGTATATAAATTTGGTGGAGCCTCTGTTAAAGATGCTTCTGCGATTAAAAACCTTCATACTGTTTTGTTAAATCGATTGCAGAATAAAATGGTGATAGTTGTTTCAGCGATGGGCAAGACTACAAATTCTTTGGAAGAGATTTTGAAGTGTAAATTTTCTGGAAATGATTATTATTCGAATTGTGCAATTTTAAGAAAAAACCATTTAGCAGTATGCTCAGCGCTTTTTGAAGAACAAAACCCTGTGTTTTCTATTGTGGAAAATCTTTTTTTGCAATTGGAGCGGGATTTGGAACATCCACTGAATAGGGAGAATTATGACCAATATTATGATCGTATAGTGAGTTACGGAGAAATCTTGTCCAGTAAGATTATTCATGCATATCTCTGTACAATGGGTTTGTATTGTGTTTGGCAGGATGCCAAAGAAATAATCGCGACAGATGAAAGTTTTCGATCTGCCAAAATAGATTGGTCACTCACGGCGAAGCAATGTGCAAAGCAATTAGGGGAAAAGTTGAAAAAATTTCCTGTGATTACTCAAGGGTTCTTGGGAGCAAGTCCTGCGGGTAAGTGGACCACATTGGGTAGGGAAGGATCGGATTTTTCCGCTGCTATTATTGCTCATAGTATACAGGCCAAATCAGTCACTATTTGGAAGGATGTCCCCGGGGTTCTAAATGCGGATCCCAAGCGCTTCGCAGATACGGTCAAGTTTGACCGAATAGATTATAAGGAAGCTGCTGAAATGACTTATTATGGGGCATCAGTGATCCATCCAAAGACCATTAAACCATTGGCCAATTTAAAAATTCCTTTAAATGTCCGCTCATTTCTTGATCCAGAAGGGAATGGGACAATCATTGGGGATTTTCCTGAAGAAAGGCATACTATTCCTACTATTGTGGTGAAAGACAGGCAGGTGTTAGTGACCTTTGAGGTGACTGATTATACCTTTATTAATGAATCCCATATTCATCATGTTTATGCGGAGCTGGAAAGGTTACGTTTGGGGGTAAATATGCTGCAGACCTCTGCTATATCTATTTCTATTTGTGTCAATGAAGAGTTATTTAAGGTAGAACAGCTTTTAGAGGAAATGGGAGATTCTTTTAAGATTAGGTATAATGAGGGGTTGCAATTGCTGACGGTTAAAAATTACGATGAAGCTTCTAAAGAACAGTTTTTGGGTCGAGAGGGGATATTGGTAGAGCAGACCACACGAAGTACTATACAGCTGGTGTGCAAGCCCGATGTTTAA
- a CDS encoding fructosamine kinase family protein, translating to MLSRQNSFYKEVLYNAIHESTKINSVRLISAGTMNQSVLLDTDKGALFLKSNYFESANIFHQELKGLTLLHKHTPLQIPKTIGAGRIDNQNYLLIEWIPGGYPNPQYWETLGHGLAELHMATFPKFGFDEDNYIAILPQNNKYSNNWAQFYAEQRLEPMLGKAFYDGLITKDFYKKSQKLYPKLPDLIPNEKPALLHGDLWSGNIIVNQQGAPCLIDPAVYYGHREIDLAFSKLFGGFQSRFYEAYNDIFPLEPDFETRADIHNLYPLLVHLNLFGQSYLPGIKKVLKKFL from the coding sequence ATGCTTAGTAGGCAAAATTCTTTTTACAAAGAAGTCTTATATAATGCTATACATGAATCTACAAAAATAAACTCTGTCAGACTCATATCTGCAGGAACAATGAATCAAAGCGTACTTTTGGATACTGACAAGGGTGCGCTTTTTTTGAAATCAAACTATTTTGAATCTGCAAACATTTTTCACCAAGAACTGAAAGGACTTACCTTATTACACAAACACACTCCACTCCAAATCCCAAAGACTATAGGAGCAGGAAGAATAGACAACCAAAACTACCTGCTCATAGAATGGATCCCAGGAGGCTACCCTAATCCTCAATATTGGGAAACTTTGGGCCATGGACTAGCAGAACTGCACATGGCTACCTTCCCAAAATTTGGGTTTGATGAGGACAACTATATCGCCATACTCCCCCAAAACAATAAATACAGCAATAACTGGGCTCAGTTCTACGCCGAACAAAGACTGGAACCTATGCTGGGCAAAGCCTTCTATGACGGTTTGATCACTAAAGACTTTTACAAAAAGTCCCAAAAACTCTACCCAAAACTACCAGATCTGATCCCCAACGAAAAACCAGCATTACTTCATGGTGACTTATGGTCTGGGAACATCATTGTCAACCAACAAGGAGCCCCCTGCTTGATAGATCCTGCCGTTTATTATGGACACAGGGAAATCGACCTGGCTTTTTCAAAACTTTTCGGTGGATTCCAAAGCCGCTTTTATGAAGCCTACAATGACATCTTCCCCTTAGAACCCGACTTTGAAACCAGGGCCGACATCCATAATCTATATCCACTTTTAGTCCACCTCAACCTATTTGGTCAAAGCTACCTGCCTGGCATTAAAAAGGTACTCAAAAAATTCCTTTAA
- a CDS encoding low molecular weight protein-tyrosine-phosphatase, which translates to MIKVLFVCLGNICRSPLAEAIFNHQIQKLNLPHKFKSDSCGTSDYHIGELPDERSLKCANDHGIKISHRGRQLSHVDIRDFDYIIAMDKSNRSNIYKLMDTYSQTHDQIHLMRDFQPNAESDEVPDPYYGGEDGFEKVYQILDESIKELISQLQKEHQVYA; encoded by the coding sequence ATGATCAAAGTTTTATTCGTTTGCTTAGGAAATATTTGTAGGTCTCCTCTAGCGGAAGCCATCTTTAATCATCAAATCCAAAAATTGAATTTGCCACACAAATTCAAAAGTGACAGCTGCGGTACTTCTGATTACCATATTGGCGAGCTCCCTGATGAGCGAAGCCTTAAATGCGCCAACGATCATGGTATAAAAATTTCCCACAGAGGAAGGCAACTTTCCCATGTAGATATCCGTGATTTTGATTATATCATAGCCATGGACAAATCCAATAGGTCCAATATTTATAAATTAATGGACACTTACAGCCAAACTCACGACCAAATTCATCTCATGCGGGATTTCCAGCCCAATGCTGAATCCGACGAGGTTCCCGATCCTTACTATGGTGGTGAAGATGGATTTGAAAAAGTCTACCAAATCTTGGACGAATCCATCAAAGAATTAATTTCCCAACTACAAAAAGAACATCAAGTATATGCTTAG
- a CDS encoding DUF6588 family protein, with the protein MKKTLHFCLVGLILVSSKAFGQGDVDVEQILRAGAKDLNTYMGYYVEPAAKGFIYSMGSGWAQTAKPHSTLGFDIKFGAGVAAVPSKHESFTFDPNEYDKLRIVGASGPEELPTLFGETETDATLGIYEEGELIAEVEVPPGLDIPVKYVPAPTIQAALGLPAGFEIIGRFIPEIKIDDAKVSQWGLGVKHDIKQHIPGFNLLPFDLSGLVAYNNLKASYIIDETENQHGKMDVESWTFQGIISKKLSIITFYGAFGYNTGKSAYSVLGDYYVEGVSEPLTDPVDLKYEVAGAMGTLGARFKFGPIFLSGDYTFQEYNTINVGLGVSIR; encoded by the coding sequence ATGAAGAAAACATTACATTTTTGTTTAGTAGGCCTCATATTAGTGAGTTCCAAAGCTTTTGGACAGGGTGATGTAGATGTTGAGCAAATTCTCCGTGCAGGGGCGAAAGATCTGAATACCTATATGGGCTATTATGTAGAACCTGCCGCAAAAGGTTTTATATACAGCATGGGAAGTGGCTGGGCTCAAACTGCCAAACCTCATAGTACATTAGGCTTTGACATTAAATTTGGAGCAGGAGTAGCAGCCGTACCCAGCAAACACGAATCTTTCACCTTCGACCCCAACGAATACGATAAGCTTAGGATAGTCGGAGCCAGCGGCCCAGAAGAACTTCCAACCCTCTTTGGAGAAACCGAAACGGATGCCACTTTGGGAATCTATGAGGAAGGTGAATTAATTGCAGAAGTAGAAGTTCCTCCTGGATTAGATATCCCAGTAAAGTACGTACCTGCACCAACCATTCAGGCAGCATTGGGGCTTCCTGCAGGCTTTGAAATAATAGGAAGATTTATTCCTGAAATAAAAATAGATGATGCCAAAGTTTCACAATGGGGACTGGGCGTAAAACACGACATCAAACAACACATCCCTGGCTTCAACCTATTGCCTTTTGACCTATCCGGCTTGGTTGCCTACAATAATCTAAAAGCAAGCTATATCATTGATGAGACAGAAAATCAACATGGCAAAATGGATGTCGAATCTTGGACCTTCCAAGGCATCATCAGTAAAAAGCTATCCATTATTACCTTCTATGGCGCTTTTGGCTATAACACTGGCAAGTCTGCTTACAGCGTACTGGGAGACTATTATGTCGAAGGTGTATCTGAACCATTGACTGACCCTGTGGACCTGAAATATGAAGTAGCGGGAGCAATGGGCACCTTGGGAGCAAGATTTAAGTTTGGCCCAATATTCCTCAGTGGGGACTATACCTTCCAGGAATACAACACTATTAATGTAGGATTAGGAGTATCAATCAGATAA
- a CDS encoding Fur family transcriptional regulator, with product MNIETVKNKISSGGLKFTHQRMVIYEAVSQAHNHPTAEWVYEQVKENNPSISLGTVYKTLETFVNANIIQKFMDTNGVMRFDAVLEAHSHLYDKETNEIRDYYNHELEAMIKAFLEKNKIKDFEVEDIEVVLKGHNK from the coding sequence ATGAATATTGAAACGGTAAAAAATAAGATCTCAAGTGGTGGACTGAAGTTTACCCATCAGCGCATGGTGATATATGAAGCTGTTTCGCAAGCACATAATCATCCTACTGCCGAATGGGTTTATGAGCAGGTCAAGGAAAATAATCCTAGTATTTCGCTTGGTACGGTCTATAAGACTTTGGAGACTTTTGTCAATGCTAATATCATTCAGAAGTTTATGGATACCAATGGTGTCATGCGATTTGATGCAGTATTGGAAGCACATAGTCATTTATATGATAAGGAGACGAATGAAATCAGGGATTATTATAATCATGAATTAGAAGCGATGATTAAAGCGTTTCTTGAGAAAAATAAAATCAAGGATTTTGAGGTAGAAGACATAGAAGTGGTTCTAAAAGGCCACAACAAATAG
- a CDS encoding peroxiredoxin yields the protein MSLVGKKAPLFSAPAVINGEEIVENFSLEQFIGKQEVIFYFYPKDFTFVCPTEILAFQEKLAEFEKRGVAVVGASCDTEETHLAWLATPKANGGIEGVTYPLVADPAKTIAHNFGVLAGEWNYNEEGELTYEGAPVAFRGSFLIDKEGVVRHETINDLPLGRNIDEMIRLVDALQHVEKYGEVCPANWEEGKEAMKATKEGVSEYLSKN from the coding sequence ATGTCATTAGTAGGAAAAAAAGCCCCTTTATTTAGCGCACCAGCAGTGATTAACGGAGAGGAAATCGTTGAAAACTTCTCTTTGGAGCAGTTTATCGGTAAGCAGGAAGTTATCTTCTATTTTTACCCAAAAGATTTCACTTTTGTTTGCCCTACTGAGATCTTGGCTTTCCAAGAGAAATTGGCCGAGTTCGAGAAAAGAGGTGTAGCGGTTGTAGGAGCTTCTTGCGACACAGAAGAAACTCACCTTGCATGGTTAGCTACTCCTAAAGCTAACGGTGGTATTGAAGGTGTGACTTATCCATTGGTTGCTGATCCAGCTAAAACCATTGCCCATAACTTTGGTGTTTTGGCCGGTGAGTGGAATTACAACGAAGAAGGTGAACTTACTTATGAAGGTGCTCCAGTAGCATTCAGAGGTTCTTTCTTGATCGACAAAGAAGGCGTAGTAAGACACGAAACTATCAACGATCTTCCTCTGGGAAGAAACATCGATGAGATGATCAGATTGGTGGATGCGCTTCAGCACGTAGAAAAGTATGGAGAAGTTTGTCCTGCTAACTGGGAAGAAGGAAAAGAAGCAATGAAAGCGACTAAAGAAGGTGTATCTGAATACCTTTCTAAAAACTAA
- a CDS encoding 3-deoxy-D-manno-octulosonic acid transferase, producing MKVLYDFSVWAMSGMLQLTKSGDSKLARLVKGREGVFNQLKSFRAGFSGKLVWFHVASLGEYEQAKPVIAAFKEACADKAILVTFFSPSGYDNVIKKVQPNVDLITYLPFDTHSNVQQFLDIVAPELIFFVKYDLWANYILAAKKRGIPLILFSASMRKEQIYFQSYGGFFRKVLKSFDHIFTQNQQTVDLLRKFGVEQVSIAGDTRYDNVQAICEHPKVFPEVESFVDGAPVIVVGSAWQEDMDLIIPFINKHDQYKYIIAPHDIDESMIQAWSKAINKSSIKYSALKEAVRHDKQEVLFIDNVGMLSSLYQFAHIAYVGGAFGRGLHNILEPLAFRVPVLFGKLKRVSKFPEAVISQGAGCGFEVEDAAAFEKIIVALEVPNVYKKTAESADILVRKNLGSAQKIIDGVKRIIQ from the coding sequence ATGAAGGTGTTATATGATTTTTCTGTTTGGGCGATGTCGGGAATGTTACAACTGACTAAAAGTGGAGATTCCAAGTTGGCCAGATTAGTAAAAGGAAGGGAAGGCGTTTTCAATCAACTCAAATCTTTTAGGGCTGGGTTTTCAGGTAAGTTAGTATGGTTTCATGTAGCATCTTTGGGTGAGTATGAGCAAGCTAAGCCTGTCATAGCCGCTTTCAAAGAGGCATGTGCGGATAAGGCCATCTTGGTGACTTTTTTTAGTCCAAGTGGCTATGATAATGTGATAAAAAAAGTTCAGCCCAATGTAGATTTGATTACCTATTTACCCTTTGATACTCATTCCAATGTCCAACAGTTTTTGGACATTGTAGCACCTGAGTTGATTTTCTTTGTGAAATACGATTTATGGGCGAATTATATTTTAGCGGCTAAAAAGCGCGGGATTCCACTGATTTTATTTTCGGCTTCCATGAGGAAGGAGCAAATTTATTTTCAATCTTATGGTGGTTTTTTTAGGAAGGTTTTAAAGTCTTTTGACCATATTTTTACCCAAAATCAGCAAACTGTAGATTTGCTGAGAAAGTTTGGTGTAGAGCAGGTTTCCATTGCCGGGGATACACGCTATGATAATGTTCAGGCGATCTGTGAACATCCAAAAGTTTTTCCGGAAGTGGAAAGTTTTGTTGATGGAGCACCGGTTATTGTAGTGGGAAGTGCTTGGCAAGAAGATATGGATTTGATTATCCCATTTATCAATAAGCATGATCAGTATAAATATATCATTGCCCCACATGATATAGATGAATCGATGATTCAAGCATGGTCTAAGGCGATAAATAAATCAAGCATTAAGTATTCAGCGCTTAAAGAAGCTGTTCGCCATGATAAACAAGAAGTATTGTTTATAGACAATGTGGGGATGCTGTCTTCTCTGTATCAATTTGCACATATTGCTTATGTGGGAGGTGCTTTTGGTAGGGGCTTGCACAATATTTTGGAACCTTTGGCTTTCAGGGTTCCAGTACTTTTTGGGAAGTTGAAAAGGGTTAGCAAGTTTCCTGAAGCAGTAATCAGTCAGGGAGCAGGCTGTGGTTTTGAAGTGGAGGATGCGGCTGCTTTTGAGAAAATAATAGTAGCTTTGGAAGTGCCTAATGTGTATAAGAAAACTGCAGAGTCAGCAGATATTTTGGTGAGGAAAAATCTGGGAAGTGCCCAGAAAATCATCGATGGTGTGAAAAGAATCATACAATGA
- the rsgA gene encoding ribosome small subunit-dependent GTPase A: MNNKGRVIRSTGSWYTVALDGEYIQARLRGKFKQNDLKLTNPIAVGDYVSLTREENQETAIISEILPRENYIIRKSTRKTNFSHILASNIDQAFLVVTLRQPRTSLGFIDRFIVSTESFRIPTTIVVNKMDLVSKSKDQAFLQDIHEIYEPLGYPVLEISALKDEELQRDFFDKLQGKTTLLSGHSGVGKSTLLNRLIPDAQQSTKEISNFTSKGVHTTTFAEMFPVKGGGYLIDTPGIKEFGILDIDEVELSHYFVEMRKYLGQCKYNNCKHLTEPGCKVLEVLEEGYIHPYRYDSYVKIMHEEDSHR, encoded by the coding sequence ATGAACAATAAAGGAAGGGTAATTCGGTCTACGGGAAGTTGGTATACCGTGGCGCTGGATGGTGAATATATTCAGGCCAGGTTAAGGGGGAAATTCAAACAAAATGATTTGAAGTTGACCAATCCAATAGCTGTGGGGGATTATGTTTCTTTGACTAGGGAAGAAAATCAGGAAACGGCAATAATTTCTGAAATACTGCCGCGTGAAAATTATATCATCAGGAAATCTACCAGAAAGACCAATTTCTCCCATATTCTGGCTTCCAATATCGATCAAGCGTTTTTAGTGGTAACATTGAGGCAGCCCCGGACTTCTTTGGGGTTTATTGACCGGTTTATTGTCAGTACAGAAAGTTTCAGGATTCCTACGACCATTGTGGTCAATAAAATGGATTTGGTTTCTAAGTCAAAGGATCAAGCTTTTTTACAAGATATCCATGAAATATATGAGCCATTAGGATACCCTGTGTTGGAGATTTCCGCTTTAAAAGATGAGGAACTGCAAAGGGATTTTTTTGACAAACTTCAGGGGAAAACCACCTTGCTTTCCGGTCACTCCGGGGTAGGTAAATCCACCTTATTGAACAGATTGATTCCGGATGCACAGCAGTCTACAAAGGAAATTTCTAATTTTACCTCAAAAGGTGTTCATACCACCACCTTTGCTGAAATGTTTCCGGTAAAAGGGGGCGGGTATCTCATTGATACTCCGGGTATCAAGGAATTTGGGATATTGGACATAGATGAAGTGGAGCTCTCCCATTATTTTGTGGAAATGAGAAAATACCTTGGACAATGCAAGTATAACAACTGCAAGCACCTTACTGAACCAGGCTGTAAGGTGTTGGAAGTATTGGAAGAAGGGTATATCCATCCATACCGTTATGATAGTTACGTGAAAATCATGCATGAGGAAGATTCTCATCGCTGA